Proteins found in one Coffea eugenioides isolate CCC68of chromosome 5, Ceug_1.0, whole genome shotgun sequence genomic segment:
- the LOC113771322 gene encoding uncharacterized protein LOC113771322, protein MSSLKLLMETLARYEGVSGQSINAAKSGFMVHSTLSRGRRAIIQRITGFSQKEFPVRYLGCPLFVGRQKKAFFQDLSNVVYSKISSWKNRLLSPGGKVVLIKHVLSLIPLHLLAMVHTPKSTLVTIERLFVNFLWGSVEGIAKHHWICWRDLCAAKEKGEVGFRSLSDVVKAFSVKLWWRFRQKSSL, encoded by the coding sequence ATGTCTTCCTTGAAGCTGCTTATGGAGACGTTGGCAAGGTATGAAGGTGTCTCAGGACAAAGTATAAATGCTGCAAAGAGTGGTTTTATGGTTCACTCGACGTTGTCTCGGGGCAGGAGGGCTATAATCCAGCGTATTACGGGATTCTCACAAAAGGAGTTCCCGGTACGCTACCTTGGTTGTCCGCTATTTGTGGGGCGGCAGAAGAAGGCCTTCTTTCAGGATTTGAGCAATGTGGTGTACTCTAAGATCAGTTCATGGAAGAATCGGCTATTGTCTCCAGGAGGTAAGGTTGTTCTTATTAAACATGTGTTGTCCTTGATCCCTCTTCACTTATTGGCTATGGTTCATACCCCGAAGTCGACTTTGGTTACAATTGAGAGGCTCTTTGTTAACTTCCTTTGGGGATCCGTTGAAGGTATAGCCAAACACCACTGGATTTGCTGGAGAGATCTTTGCGCTGCTAAGGAGAAGGGTGAGGTGGGTTTTCGGTCCTTGTCCGATGTTGTTAAGGCTTTCTCCGTGAAGTTGTGGTGGAGGTTTCGACAGAAGTCATCTCTGTAG